TTAGGTCCGTCCGGTTACGGCATACGGCTGCTGTCCGGAGGAGGCTCCAGCTAATTTTCGAATCTTGCAGGGCACGGATGCAAAAAGCGGTTCGCCCCGGCGGCTTTGCTTGTGTTCCTGCTTTACGGTTTGGCCAGCACATACAGCGAGGGATGGAGCCCTTTCAAGCTGAGCGTCACCCGCTTCGTGCAGCTCATCCGGGCCTGCGCTGCAGCACGCTGCAGCACAGCATCCGCATCGGTGAGGCAAAAAACGCGGCCTTCTTTGTTCAGCACCCGCTTCATTTCCGCCACAACCGCATCGTAAAAGCCGTCCTCCACCGCAATTTGCCTTCCGAACGGCAGGTTGGTGACGATTTTATCGACCGAGCCGGAATCGATGGGCATCCGGCGGGCATCCCATCGGCGGATTTGAACGCCGGCGCAAGACCCGATATTTGCCGCGCAGGCATCCACGGCTTCCGCGGCGGCATCCCCGCCTTGGATGTGCCGATAAGGATAGGCGGTCCGTTCGGATACGATCGTACCCGAGCCGCAGCACGGATCAACGAAAACATCCGCCCGTTCCGGATTGGACAACCAGACCAGCGCATGGGCGACGGTTGGCCGAAGCGCAGCGGGCGTGAACCTTCTCTCCGCCGTCCGGTAACGGAACGATGCATCGGTCAGCCTGAGCGCGAAAACCGCATCGCCATGCAAAATATCGAGCCGAAATTCGGTTTCGTGCCCTCCCTCGGCCGTATGAACATAACGCGAATCGCGTCTTGCAATCCCCCGGGCGGCAGCCTCCGCAGCGTCGAAACGCGAATAAGTATGATGCCCCGTCCGGCTGGCATTGACTTTAAATAAAACCGCTCCGGTCCGGTTCGAAAAAGCGGCCTCCAGCTTGTCGGAACGATAGATTTCCCGTTCGAGATCGGCCAGATGGATTTTATGAGGGCCGACCCGGAACCGGGAAATCGTCCGGTACAGATTATCGGCCGAACGCAATACCGTGAGCGCCCGGGGCGGCAGCCCCGATGAAAAGCTCACCTTGCCCCGCTCGGAGTCCTGAATCGCCGCGCCGGGAATTTTCACCCGGATTTCCTCGCAAAGGACGTGCTCCAGCCCCGGCAGCACCGTAGCGAAATACAGCGTCATCAGCGCATCGCTCCTCGTATTCGATTTTCGGGCATAAAAAAACGCCAATGAACCAAACGTCCATTCGCGTCTTCTATGCGCGTGATTGACCATGTTCGTTTCATATGACAGACGAAAAACAAGCGGAAACAAAGCCCTAACGAGCGCTAAAATGAGGCGCTCCGGCTGCTCTCCTGCCTTTCGGATTATTCAGTTGAAGCTCAACCGATAACGTCTGTCAAAAAAACGGCCATCATCAAAACGCGGATCCCTCCATCGATACGAATACGTTAAGTATAACGCAGACCCGGGCTCGGCTCAATATTTTTCCAGCATCATACAAAATGCGGTAGCATGCACGCTCGCCGTCCGCGAACCTGGGCACGAGGCGCTGCTCCGCCGCCCCGAAAAGAAAACCCGTATGGCTTTGGGCCATATGGGTTTCGGAAGCATAAGTATTTGAAGCTTTACGGGGTGCGGAAGTAACCGGCTTCCGAGCCATAACGGGTTTCGAAAGCAACCGTCATCGGAGCCATACGGGCTCAGAAAAAACCGGCTTCGGAGCCATGCGGGCTTCCGCAATTGCTGCCCGTATCCGGTTATCCCCCGTAATAAGCGCGCAGTAAATCGGCGACGCCGAGCGGGTTTTTCCGCAAGTCCTTGGCGCTGTAGAACACATCGCCCGCGACCTCCGGATGCAGCTTGTTATACGCCAGCTGATTGATGATTTCATGGGCATCCTGCCAGCCCGCTTCCGCGGTACCCAGCTTGTACGGTGAATGGCCGATGTAGAGCGAGACGCCCGTCCCTTTCACTTCATTCGCCCACCAGTCGACGAGCGTATCGTACCGCGCCGCGCCGAAGGACAGGCTCCAATAAATTTGCGGCATCACATAATCGATCCAGCCGCTGCGGATCCAGGTCCGCACATCGGCGTACATGTCGTCATAGGACGTCACGCCCGCCTTCGTATCCGACCCGGTCGGGTCGGCGGACTTATTGCGCCAGACGCCGAAGGGGCTGATTCCGAACTTGACCGCCGGCTTAAGGCTGTGGATGGATTCGCCGAGCTTCTGCACGAACTGGTTGATGTTGTCCCTGCGCCAGTCGCCTTTGTTCGAAAAACGGCCGGCGTTATACGTTTGGTAAGCGGCGTCGTCGCCAAACGTCCCGTTCGTCGGATAAAAATAATCGTCCAGATGAACGCCGTCGATATCGTAGCGCGCCACGACCTCCATAATTGCGTCGATGATCTGCTGCCGCGCCGCCGGTATGCCGGGGTTGATGTACAGGGCGCCGCCCGACGCAACAATCCAATCGGGATGCAGCTTCGCGACTTGGTTAGGCGCCAGCTTATCGGTGGAAGTGTCGGTATTGGCCCGGAACGGGTTGAACCAGGCGTGGAACTGCATGCCCCGCTTATGCGTTTCCGCGATCATGAAGGCGAGCGGATCGTAGCCGGGGTCTTTCCCCTGCGTGCCCGTCAGAAACTTCGACCACGGCACCAGCGATGACGGGTAGAGCGCATCGCCTACAGACCGAACCTGGACAAACACGGCGTTCAGTCCCATTCCCTGCAGATCGTCCAGCAGGGAGTCGAATTCCTGCTCCTGCCGCTGCGGATTTCCATAGGAAGGCGCGGACGGCCAGTCCAGATTGAACACGGTCGATACCCAGGCTCCCCTCAAGGAGCCGCCGGCTGCCGGAACGGTTCCGGAGCCTGGCAGCGTTCCGCCGTTATCGCCGGCCCCAGGCGGCACGCTCGTTCCATCCGGCAGATCAGAGCCCGGCGAGGCGCCGCCCCCGGCCGAACCCGGCAGGCTGCCGCTTCCGTCTCCTGCACCCGGCAGCGAGCCGCCGCTGCCGTCTCCGCTGCCCGGCGAGCCGGATGCCCCGCCCGCGCTTCCCGTCCCGGCTCCGCTCGCCGGGGGAATGCCGCCTCCATTCGACGTCAGCGCGATTGTGCGGGCCGTCCCGTTCCAGTCGACCTGCAGGCCGAGCTGCTCGCCCACGAATCGAAGCGGCACCATAATCCGGCCCCGCACGTTCTGAACGGAGGCGGCGAGCGGGATGGACACGCCGCCGACCGTTCCGGCGGACGCCCCGGCTGTGAGGCTGATCGTCGTGTCCGCGTTTTCGGTCGTCACGGTTTTCGTCTGCTGCGACCAGAAAACGCTTGCGCCGATTCCTTCGCTGATCACGCGCAGCGGGACCATCGTCAGATTCACCTTCGGTATAATAAACGGATCGACATCGCTCGCAAGCTTTCGGTTGTCCAAATAAATGCCGATCGGCCGGTCCGCAGCGGCAGCGGCGGGCGCAATCGCCGCCAGCAGACTCATGACGAGCACCGCCGCCGTAACCGCCCATTTGACGAATTTCATGGTCGTCTCCCCCCTGCAATCTCGTGCGTTTACCCTTCTGTTCGATCAGATCCTGATAGAGTAGACGCCGAAAACGGCACGTTAGTTGCTCGCCGGAGAAAAAAAATCAGCCGCCCGCAGCTGAAGCGGGCGGCCCTGAAGCCGGAGGATATCGTGACGGCTGCCATTCGAGACGATGACGATGATACCGTCGGCCCTGCGTAATAGACGGCGATCCGTTAAACGAACGCGAGCGCCCTCATCGGCGCGCCGGAGCCCGTTTTCACTTTCAGCGGGGCGATGAAGACGACGGACTCGCCGACAATTTGGTCCAGGTTCGTCAGGTTTTCGACAATATTGACTCCATTGCCGAGCAGCGCGTAGTGCGCCGGAGATTCGGGCGCCTTGCTTCCGTCGATCGCGATCGCGTCGCAGCCGACCGTCTTCACGCCGCGGGCGACAAGCAGCTCCGCCGCTTCGCCGGTAATGCCGGGCCACTTCCGGCTGTAGTCGCGGCTCACCGTCCGCGGCACCCAATAGCGGTCCCACCCAAAGCGGAACAAGACGATGTCACCCTGGCGAATGGGCTGGTTTTCCCGTTCCCACCGCTCGATTTCGCCCGGCGTAACCGCATTCGTCTCGGTGTAATGCGAGAAATCGAGCGTCAGCGCCCTTCCGAAAAAATGCTCTACCGGCGTTTCGTCCATATAGCGGTGGGCCGGATGTCCTTCGTGGATAAAATGGGCCGTTGCGTCCATATGCGTTCCGCAGTGCTCGCCGATCAACAGCTGATAGGCAAGCGCAATGCTCCCCGTCTCGAACGAATCGATCAGCGTATGATAATAGCGGGAATGCGATTCGACGACGGGCATATTTTCTTCGAGCGTCTGGGATAAATCGATCACCTTCATGGACGATAAAAGCGCCGACAATTGGCTGGCTTTGGACATGAAGCGGTTGACGCCTCCTTTTTCGAAAATGGGATGTATGCAGGATGCACATTCATTTCGCCGCTACGGACCCGGCCCGGCCGCGGCCGCTTTCCGAAAGCGGCTGCGGCCGGCAAAACGCGGACAACGGCGGCTACCTTCAAACTAGCATGAAGCCGCATTCACCGCAAGACTTTACGAAATGCTTGTGCGGATGTAAATGCCGGCGTATTCCTTGATTTGTGGAAACCGAATCGTAACCGCGATCTTCCCGGCCTCCGCCGAAGGCTTCCAGGACGATTCGACCGGCGCGTCCCCGTCTCCGTCGGCAAACAAGCCGCGGATTTCGGCTGCACTTGCGCCGTCCAGCGTCAGCTCCGCTTCGATCCCGGACACCGGCACCGTTTCCAGTATCGGCCGGCGCGGCAGCGAGGTCGTATTCACGGCATGCAGCACGTAAGCGCCCGGCTCGGCGCCGCTGCGAGTCAAACTGAAATGGACGCTGGACGGCGCATTCGTGCTTACCCTGCGCCTGCCCTTCAGCAGGTACTCGACAGCGTTTGCGATCAGCCCGGCAAAGTCGCCGTGGCCGTGTACCCATACATTGCGGTCCACCCCGTAAGGGAAAAACAGCGATTCGCCTTCGCCGAAGCGGTTGATTGCGAGCGTCGGATATTCGGTCTCGTAGCTGCGGAGCCACGAGCGCTCCGGCGGCTGCGGGAAAATCGGCGGCACGTACGTCGCGATCGACCGCGCGGTATCGGCGTTCAGCCGGACGAGTGCCTGCGGCCCCCAGCCCGCCAGCAGCTCCGTATCCTCGAAGCCTTTTGTCAGCACGGGATGAAACTCCTTGACGCGCTGATAACCATAGACGGAATGGTCCTTGACGATGCCGGTATAAGTAACGCCGAACACGTCGCCAAGCGCATAATCGGGCCGAAGCGAGCCGTCCTCGCGCCGCATCGACGTCATATGCGTAGCAAGCAGCTTTCCTCCTCCCCGGACGAAACGGCGGATCAGCTCGACCTCCCGATCCGACAGGCAGGCGGCGTTGGCGAGCAGGAGCACGCCCGTCTCGGCAAGCGCCTCGTCGGTCAGCTTGTCGTCGGTCAGCAGCCGGTACTGGATGCGGCGGTCGGTCAGCGTCTGCTCAAGCCCCATCAGGTGCGTCATGTATCCGTCCTTGCTGCGGTCGGCATGGCCGAGCGCGCCGTTCGTCGCCCGCGAATAGAGCACCGTCACGTCGGGAACGGTATCCTGCGCCGTCAGCACGTCTTCGTTCCGTTCCATGTAGGCGAAAATATCGGCGCACAGCATCGCGTTTCGGCGGTCGTACGTCGCCGCCGGGTGCTGGCCGTTGAAGACGACGTTCCAGAACGAGCCGCCGGCGCTGACCGCTTCCCACATCCACAGCCGCGTCTCCTGCGCCGGGGAGGAAACATACCGCAGATTGTTGTTCGTGCCCAGGTGGCCGAACAGCATGACAGGCGTTTTGTCCGGGGCCAGGCTGTGCAAAAATTTGATAAGCGTCGACGGTCCGTTCAGCGGCTGGTGATCGGCCGTAAACAGCGGCGTCACGAGGAAGTCGAAATGATCGCGAATCGCATATAAATCGTGGCCGGTCGATTTGAACAGATCGTGATACAGGCCGAATATTTCGGCTGAGTACGCTTTATCCTCGCCGTATTTCTTCACGACCGCCCGGCAATCGCGCAGGTGCTCCTCGACGCAGGCCGCCTTCCAGACGCGGTATTCATCATACAGGCTGTCCAGAAAATCGCCGCCTCGCGGAAGCTCCTTGCCGGTCTCGCGGCGGTAGCGGTCGGCGCAGCTTTTGCAGTAGCAGATTCCCGACTGGGTATATGAATTTTCCCAAATGCCGTCAATGTCGTACTGCCGGAACAAGGTGTCGATAAACGCATAGGCATGCTCGTTGCGGTACGTACTTTGATAGCAGGGCTGGAAAATGGCCGCGTGCAGCGGGTTGTCGCGGATCATCGGCTCCCCGTCGGCGTTGACGCCGAACCAGTCGGGCCGCAGCTCGTAGATTCTTTTGTCCACGCCGCGAAAATCGACCCGTACCACAACCTTGATCCCTTTGGCATGGCACGCTTCGGTCAAATCCTTCAGGATATCCTCGTCCGTCATGAACGGATTCGGATTGGCGCCGAACAGATCGTGGCGGAAAAAATCGACGATGCCTCCGCCGTTGACGACAATGCAGTTGGCATGAATCCGCTCCAGGTAATCGGCGACCGCCTTCGCGTCGTAGCCGGCGGCGTCCGGCTCGCGAAGCACGGTTTGCAGAATGCGCAGCTGCTTCCGGTACCACATGGATTCCGTCATCGCTTCATTCGCTCCTTATCGGAAAAATGGTCAGACATAACGGCGGTGCAGCTCGTCCAGGCTGATCCGCCCGGCGGCATCGCGGCAGATCGCGGCGTTTTGACGCACGATTTCGGCGTCCCGCATTCCCATCAGCGCCACATCGACGAGCGGGTTGGACAGCACGAACTGGATGAGCGCGGGCGTGTAATCGAACGTGTTGGCCGGATTGACCATTTGAATCCAGCGCTGGAACGTCCCCGAGGTCGGCGTACGCATCGTCAGGATGCCGAGGCCCGCCCGCTCGGCCTCCAGCAGCGTTCCGAAGGAGCGGCTCGGCTCGTACGGGTGCTGGAAAATAAAGTTATAGCACAGCTGGGCCGTATCGAACCTGCCGCTGCGGATAAACCGGTAGACGGCTTCATTGTTGTCCTCGCTCGTAAACCCGATATGACGGACAAGCCCCTCTTCCTTCAGGCGGTTCATCTCGTCGGCCATGCCGCCTTCCCGCAAAATATCGTCCACCTGCTCCGGACGGATCGTATCGCCGTGAATTTGCAGCAGATCGAGGTGTTTACGGCGCAGCCGCTTCAGGCTCGCCTCCACGGAGGCGCGCAGCTCCGAGCGGCTGTGGTAGCCGGCCTTCGTCGAAACGAAGAGCGGATGGCCGCCCGCTTCCGTTACGCCCGCGAGCGCCTCCCCGAGCAGCTCCTCGCTCTGCCCGCTGCCGTAGCCCGGGGCGGTGTCGAAATAGTTGATCCCTTCATCCAGCGCGGCCTCGACCGATTCGAGAATGCCCCGACGGTCATCCGGGTTTTGCGGATCGAAGGCGTGCAAATAATTTTTCAGCCCGGCGGCCGCGCCGCCATAGCCGATCCGGCTGACGGTCGCGCCTGTGCGTCCAAGTAAGGTATACTCCATGCCGACGCTCACACTCCCTGCTCTGCGGTTAATAGAAGCGCTTCCAATTGATCGAGCAGCCGCATCGTTTCGACCGAGTCGTCGATGCACGGCTCCGGTTTGCGGTTCTCCGCAACGGCGCTGATGAAATGGTGAATTTCATCCTCGTAGCCATGGTACGAAATACGCGGATAAAAGCCGTGACTCGGATTCCAGACGAGCGCGTCGCCGCCTTCGGCCAGCGTAAACGGCTGAAATTTGTCCTTGCGTTCGACCGGCGGGCGGTTATAAACAAGGCTTTTCACGTTATCGACGACGATATTCCGGCGGCTGCCGATCAGCTCCAGCCGCTCCATCGGGTACAGCTCGTCGAGCAGCGAGCCGGATTGGATCGTACCGATAGCCCCGCCCTCGGACCGCAGCGAAATCGCAAAACCAACCATACGCTCGCTCAGGGATACGCGCTCGACGTGCGTTAAACGGATTTCGCCGAGCATAAACCGGGCCAGATCGATGTGGTGAATGACGTGGTTGATTTTGAAAAAGGCTTCGTCGCGGTAAGGCGACGTGTTGAAATGCGACTGGTACATCCGGATGCCGCCGAATTCGGAACGCGACGAAATTTCTTTGGCCATCGCGTAAGCCGTCATATAGCGGCGGTTAAAGCCCACCATTGTGTAGCGGCCGGTCCGCCGCTGGGTGTCGGCCAGCTCCAGCGCCTGCTGCGTATTCATCGCCGGCGTTTTCTCGACGAAGACGTGCGCGCCAGCCAGCATGGCCGCCTTGGCCGCATCGTAATGCACCGTCTCATTGATGGCGATCAGAACCGCGTCGAGCGATTCCTTGGCCAGCATCTCGTTGTAGTCCATGTAGCGGCCCGGCACGTTGTAAACGCTTGCGAAACGTTCCAGACGCGCTTCGTCCGCATCGCAGACGGCGGCCGTCGTGACCGGCGGCGCCCATTTCAGCGTATTGTACAAAAACTCGAACATATGGCCGCCGCACCCGATGATGCCCAATTTCACCTTCCGGCTCATCTTTCAACCTCCCGTTCGTTAGGAAATGCAGAAAATCACGCCGCCAACCGGACGAATATGCAATTCGCACGCCGATTTTGGCCCAATACGGGCCTTCAGCCTCCACCCCTGATCGGGGAAGCCCTAATATGCCGCCGCAGCTGTGGGAGCGCGTTTATTGGAAAGCAGCGGGAACCGTTCCGGTACGCCGGTAGGCGTCCCGGCTCCTCGCGAGTCATCCGGCCTCCAGCACAGTCGAAGGCCGGAAGGCTTCGCGCGGCACCGGGCTTAGGCGAAGGTTCTCCGGCTTGTCCTTCACGTGTGCCGGCTGCATCGCTTCCGGCGGTGCTTGCCGGGCGCAGTCAGGCGTTAGCTGCCCGGGCCGCCGGTCAAGCGCCGCATGCCGGACCGCCGCAGATGGTGCCGGCCGGCTTTGCGCGAATCATCAGGCTTCCGGAACCGTCGAAGGCCGGAAGGCTTCTCGTCCGGTGCCCCGGCTGAAGCTCAGCCTTTCCGCTTGGGCGCCAAATCCGCCGCGAAACGGATCGCCGCGGTCATGCTGCGCTCGTCGGCGATATTTTTCCCCGCGATATCGAAGGCGGTGCCGTGATCGACCGAGGTGCGGATCACGCCGCCCTTCAGGCCGACCGTAATGTTGACGCCCGCTTCGATTCCCAGCACCTTGACGGGCGCATGGCCCTGATCGTGGTAGCAGGCGACGACCATCTGGAAGTCTCCTCTGGCCGCGCGGTAAAACAGCGTATCGGCCGGATACGGCCCGGTCACGTTCACCCCTTCGGCGCGGGCGCGTTCAATTCCGGGAACGAGCTTTTCTTCCTCTTCGCCGTTGCCGAACAAGCCGTTCTCTCCGGCATGCGGGTTAATGCCGCACACCGCAATGGAAGGCTGCGGATACCCCGCCTTTTCCAGCGTCTCGTGCGCCAGCTTGATCACCTTGTACGTCCGCTCGGGGTTGATCCGGCTGATGGCCTCGATCAGTCCCACATGCGTCGTCAAATGGATTACGCGCAGATTGGGTGTTGCGAGCATCATCGAATAATCTTCGGTCCCGGTCAGGTCCGCCAAGATTTCCGTATGGCCCGGGTAATGATGGCCGCCCATGCGCAGCGCTTCCTTGTTCAGCGGCGCCGTGCAAATCGCGTCGATTTCGCCCGCAAGAGCAAGCTCCACCGCTTTTGCGATAAAGCGGAACGCGGCGTCGCCCGCCTGCGCGCTCAGCTTGCCGAACGGCAGGTCTGCCGGCAGCAGGCCCAAGTCAAGGCAATCGATCGCGTTTCGTTCGAAAAGCGCTTCGCCGGGCGACCCGATTCTGCGAACCGTTACGTCCGCGCCTGTAATCCGGACCGCCCGCTCCAGAATGCCCGCGTCGCCGATGACGAAGGACCGGCACAGCTCAAACGTCTCTCCCGAAGCGAGCGCCTTGACGATAACCTCAGGCCCGACGCCTGCGGCATCGCCCATTGTAATGCCGATGACCGGTTTCATGTTGAAATTCCTCCTTAAAGCTGCCGAATGTCGCGAGCATGTGCCGAAGCCGCCCGCCTTCAGTCAGAACGGCAGCAGGTTGCCGTCCGGATCGAACGCAAATGGGGAAAGCTCGCCCGCCGGCCGGATGTCCGGCATCGAACGGATCTCTTCGTAGACCGACTCCGAGACGTACAGCTCCTCCAGGTGCAGCGTGCTGAAAATCCGGGCGATGCGGGCCCGCTCGGGCGCGACGTTCCACGTCGACCGCAGCGCCGTAAGAAGCGCTTCGCGATCGTTATCCAGCACGATCGGTACGGACGCTCTGGCCAGAAAAGAGCTGGTGATGACGTTCTCGTTCATCACTTTGCGGTCGATTTTATCGACCAGCCGCGCCGTCGTTAGGTCGGCAAGGCCGATGCCGAGGGCGTTGCCGTGCGACTCCTCGCTCAAATCGCCGGCGATGACGTATTTGATCCGCGGCGACTCCGGCTCGGGCGTGCCCTGAATGCGCATGCGTCCGATCGTATTCGTATCCATGCCCGTGCCGCTGTAGTTTTTTCCGATTTTATCGACGAACAGGATATCCAGCTCCTCAACCGGCAAACGCGGGTACAGCTCCATGGATACGGCCAGCAGCTCCCGCTCCCGCTCCTCGATCCTCTCCGGCTCGATCGCCTCCAGGATGGCGGTCTGCTCCGCCGCGTTCTCGACGATCCCGAGGCCGAAAAGAATATGGCCCGAGCCGAGGACGACCCGGCCGACCTCCGGCATAATGTCCCGAATGCCGTGCACGCCGTAAGAATGAAGCAGCAGCGCCTCCTTGTGCTTGCCCAGACCGATGGACGCCATTTTCATCAGTCCGCTTTCGAGCCCAATCGGCGATTTGAAATCGGTATGAAGCTTGATGCGGCCGACGAGAATGACGCCGTCAGCTTCGGAGGCGTGGCGGTCCATGTGGACGGCGATGCCGCCCGGCGTTTTTCCGATCTCCACGGTGTCCATCGAGCTTATGACCGGCGCGCCGCACAGCCGTTCCGT
This genomic window from Paenibacillus humicola contains:
- a CDS encoding Gfo/Idh/MocA family protein; the protein is MSRKVKLGIIGCGGHMFEFLYNTLKWAPPVTTAAVCDADEARLERFASVYNVPGRYMDYNEMLAKESLDAVLIAINETVHYDAAKAAMLAGAHVFVEKTPAMNTQQALELADTQRRTGRYTMVGFNRRYMTAYAMAKEISSRSEFGGIRMYQSHFNTSPYRDEAFFKINHVIHHIDLARFMLGEIRLTHVERVSLSERMVGFAISLRSEGGAIGTIQSGSLLDELYPMERLELIGSRRNIVVDNVKSLVYNRPPVERKDKFQPFTLAEGGDALVWNPSHGFYPRISYHGYEDEIHHFISAVAENRKPEPCIDDSVETMRLLDQLEALLLTAEQGV
- a CDS encoding methyltransferase domain-containing protein, yielding MTLYFATVLPGLEHVLCEEIRVKIPGAAIQDSERGKVSFSSGLPPRALTVLRSADNLYRTISRFRVGPHKIHLADLEREIYRSDKLEAAFSNRTGAVLFKVNASRTGHHTYSRFDAAEAAARGIARRDSRYVHTAEGGHETEFRLDILHGDAVFALRLTDASFRYRTAERRFTPAALRPTVAHALVWLSNPERADVFVDPCCGSGTIVSERTAYPYRHIQGGDAAAEAVDACAANIGSCAGVQIRRWDARRMPIDSGSVDKIVTNLPFGRQIAVEDGFYDAVVAEMKRVLNKEGRVFCLTDADAVLQRAAAQARMSCTKRVTLSLKGLHPSLYVLAKP
- a CDS encoding alpha-amylase family protein codes for the protein MTESMWYRKQLRILQTVLREPDAAGYDAKAVADYLERIHANCIVVNGGGIVDFFRHDLFGANPNPFMTDEDILKDLTEACHAKGIKVVVRVDFRGVDKRIYELRPDWFGVNADGEPMIRDNPLHAAIFQPCYQSTYRNEHAYAFIDTLFRQYDIDGIWENSYTQSGICYCKSCADRYRRETGKELPRGGDFLDSLYDEYRVWKAACVEEHLRDCRAVVKKYGEDKAYSAEIFGLYHDLFKSTGHDLYAIRDHFDFLVTPLFTADHQPLNGPSTLIKFLHSLAPDKTPVMLFGHLGTNNNLRYVSSPAQETRLWMWEAVSAGGSFWNVVFNGQHPAATYDRRNAMLCADIFAYMERNEDVLTAQDTVPDVTVLYSRATNGALGHADRSKDGYMTHLMGLEQTLTDRRIQYRLLTDDKLTDEALAETGVLLLANAACLSDREVELIRRFVRGGGKLLATHMTSMRREDGSLRPDYALGDVFGVTYTGIVKDHSVYGYQRVKEFHPVLTKGFEDTELLAGWGPQALVRLNADTARSIATYVPPIFPQPPERSWLRSYETEYPTLAINRFGEGESLFFPYGVDRNVWVHGHGDFAGLIANAVEYLLKGRRRVSTNAPSSVHFSLTRSGAEPGAYVLHAVNTTSLPRRPILETVPVSGIEAELTLDGASAAEIRGLFADGDGDAPVESSWKPSAEAGKIAVTIRFPQIKEYAGIYIRTSIS
- a CDS encoding cyclase family protein; the protein is MSKASQLSALLSSMKVIDLSQTLEENMPVVESHSRYYHTLIDSFETGSIALAYQLLIGEHCGTHMDATAHFIHEGHPAHRYMDETPVEHFFGRALTLDFSHYTETNAVTPGEIERWERENQPIRQGDIVLFRFGWDRYWVPRTVSRDYSRKWPGITGEAAELLVARGVKTVGCDAIAIDGSKAPESPAHYALLGNGVNIVENLTNLDQIVGESVVFIAPLKVKTGSGAPMRALAFV
- a CDS encoding aldo/keto reductase, coding for MEYTLLGRTGATVSRIGYGGAAAGLKNYLHAFDPQNPDDRRGILESVEAALDEGINYFDTAPGYGSGQSEELLGEALAGVTEAGGHPLFVSTKAGYHSRSELRASVEASLKRLRRKHLDLLQIHGDTIRPEQVDDILREGGMADEMNRLKEEGLVRHIGFTSEDNNEAVYRFIRSGRFDTAQLCYNFIFQHPYEPSRSFGTLLEAERAGLGILTMRTPTSGTFQRWIQMVNPANTFDYTPALIQFVLSNPLVDVALMGMRDAEIVRQNAAICRDAAGRISLDELHRRYV
- a CDS encoding lactate racemase domain-containing protein — protein: MILPNMIKISRRFHTPAIDNIEAEIAKELAKPEIARRIRPGARIAITAGSRGVSGIGRIIAAIVAELKRAGAEPFIVPAMGSHGGATAEGQVEVLESLGVTERLCGAPVISSMDTVEIGKTPGGIAVHMDRHASEADGVILVGRIKLHTDFKSPIGLESGLMKMASIGLGKHKEALLLHSYGVHGIRDIMPEVGRVVLGSGHILFGLGIVENAAEQTAILEAIEPERIEERERELLAVSMELYPRLPVEELDILFVDKIGKNYSGTGMDTNTIGRMRIQGTPEPESPRIKYVIAGDLSEESHGNALGIGLADLTTARLVDKIDRKVMNENVITSSFLARASVPIVLDNDREALLTALRSTWNVAPERARIARIFSTLHLEELYVSESVYEEIRSMPDIRPAGELSPFAFDPDGNLLPF
- the pdxA gene encoding 4-hydroxythreonine-4-phosphate dehydrogenase PdxA; translation: MKPVIGITMGDAAGVGPEVIVKALASGETFELCRSFVIGDAGILERAVRITGADVTVRRIGSPGEALFERNAIDCLDLGLLPADLPFGKLSAQAGDAAFRFIAKAVELALAGEIDAICTAPLNKEALRMGGHHYPGHTEILADLTGTEDYSMMLATPNLRVIHLTTHVGLIEAISRINPERTYKVIKLAHETLEKAGYPQPSIAVCGINPHAGENGLFGNGEEEEKLVPGIERARAEGVNVTGPYPADTLFYRAARGDFQMVVACYHDQGHAPVKVLGIEAGVNITVGLKGGVIRTSVDHGTAFDIAGKNIADERSMTAAIRFAADLAPKRKG
- a CDS encoding family 10 glycosylhydrolase, whose protein sequence is MKFVKWAVTAAVLVMSLLAAIAPAAAAADRPIGIYLDNRKLASDVDPFIIPKVNLTMVPLRVISEGIGASVFWSQQTKTVTTENADTTISLTAGASAGTVGGVSIPLAASVQNVRGRIMVPLRFVGEQLGLQVDWNGTARTIALTSNGGGIPPASGAGTGSAGGASGSPGSGDGSGGSLPGAGDGSGSLPGSAGGGASPGSDLPDGTSVPPGAGDNGGTLPGSGTVPAAGGSLRGAWVSTVFNLDWPSAPSYGNPQRQEQEFDSLLDDLQGMGLNAVFVQVRSVGDALYPSSLVPWSKFLTGTQGKDPGYDPLAFMIAETHKRGMQFHAWFNPFRANTDTSTDKLAPNQVAKLHPDWIVASGGALYINPGIPAARQQIIDAIMEVVARYDIDGVHLDDYFYPTNGTFGDDAAYQTYNAGRFSNKGDWRRDNINQFVQKLGESIHSLKPAVKFGISPFGVWRNKSADPTGSDTKAGVTSYDDMYADVRTWIRSGWIDYVMPQIYWSLSFGAARYDTLVDWWANEVKGTGVSLYIGHSPYKLGTAEAGWQDAHEIINQLAYNKLHPEVAGDVFYSAKDLRKNPLGVADLLRAYYGG